The genome window CTACAGGAAAATCCAAACCGCACCGATGACCCCGTTCCGCCTCCCTTGATATAATTTCCGTCGCGGGAAGGTCGCGTGGACCGTATCCGGACCGGTACCCGCAACAGCGGGAACGTTCGCCGGCTCTGCGGCGGATTTCCAAAGGAGGAGATCATGAAGGGAACTGCAGGCAAGGCGTTCATCATCGCCGTGGCGATCCTGTCTCTGGCCATAACGGCATCCGCCGGCTTCGCGGCGGAAACCGTCAAGGTGGGCATCCTGCTCCCCCTGACCGGTTCTCAGGCGAAATTCGGGGAGATCGAGAAGCGTTCGTTCGAGATGGCGGCCGAGGAGATCAACGCAAAGGGCGGTGTGAACGGGAAGAAGATCGAGCTGCTCTTCGAGGACGATACCGGGAAGCCGGACATCGGGCGATCGGGGATGGAGAAGCTGATCTCCCGGGAGAAGGTGCCCGTCATCACGGGCGGCTACTCCAGCTCCGTCACCGCGGCGGCGGCGCCCGTCGCGCAGCGGTTCCAGGTGCCGTTCGTCATCTGCACCGGGTCGGCCGACGACATCACCGAGAAGGGATACGACTACGTCTTCGAGCGAATACCCGA of Deltaproteobacteria bacterium contains these proteins:
- a CDS encoding ABC transporter substrate-binding protein, giving the protein MKGTAGKAFIIAVAILSLAITASAGFAAETVKVGILLPLTGSQAKFGEIEKRSFEMAAEEINAKGGVNGKKIELLFEDDTGKPDIGRSGMEKLISREKVPVITGGYSSSVTAAAAPVAQRFQVPFVICTGSADDITEKGYDYVFERIPERGGVVPEGSGQGREDRRAPL